Within the Deinococcus sp. Leaf326 genome, the region TCCGGCAGGGCCAGCTCGCCGAGGCTCAGGACGGTTTCGGGTTCTCCAAACTGTGTGTAGACGACGCTTTTCATGATGTACCTCCAGAAGAGTTCGGGTGGCGGTCGGGGCCGCCGGGATGGGGGAGAGGGAACAGGTTCAGGCCGCCGGAGCCGCCGGGGTCAGGAGCTGCGCCGTGACGACCAGGGCGTCGTGCAGCGGCTGGGCACTTTTCTGGACCTTGGAGAGGACGGCCGCGCCGAGCCACATCGAGTACAGTGCCTGCGCCAACGTGCCGGGTGGGGTGGCTGCGGGGATGGACCCCTCGGCCTGCCCGGCCGTAACGACGGCACTGACCCGGCTGATGAGTCGCGCCGCGCCCTCGTTGGTCAGGCGCCGCAGGTCGCCCGGCAGATCGGCGATCTCGGCCCCCAGCTTGACGACCAAGCAGTGGTGGGCCAGCCCCTCGTGGCCCGAGGAGTCGAGCCACGCCTGCCAGAACCGCATGAGCCGGGTGCGGGCGTCGCCCTTCTGGCCCAGCAGCCGGTCGAGACGCTGTTCGTA harbors:
- a CDS encoding TetR/AcrR family transcriptional regulator, which codes for MTKGEQTRRHLLDVGRQQVLQKGYGGVGLKELLETGGVPKGSFYHYFASKEAFGCALLDDYFAEYEQRLDRLLGQKGDARTRLMRFWQAWLDSSGHEGLAHHCLVVKLGAEIADLPGDLRRLTNEGAARLISRVSAVVTAGQAEGSIPAATPPGTLAQALYSMWLGAAVLSKVQKSAQPLHDALVVTAQLLTPAAPAA